In one Vanacampus margaritifer isolate UIUO_Vmar chromosome 11, RoL_Vmar_1.0, whole genome shotgun sequence genomic region, the following are encoded:
- the mphosph8 gene encoding M-phase phosphoprotein 8 isoform X2: MKRQFPQDKFRVNLSLFHRHCPRTLIFAATIPGDQDLQGRLKVDKKQACTTTSEKRSFDKRSPGDGISMSHLLNSPQEGGRTASTEETLQNSSSESKLCLGERTETFQSESPKVDISTFDVPNRTADGRDCNQAGENVKPDRSEGENNLASVSSEVTKKEDGKATTCRRRKTIEIKQPTRSSQRKCRKVVHTESSTDEEEQKEPSKKHFCFYCQKPFTQLEKHLEKKHAEETDVTHAIHFPRGSKVRQTSLDQIRDKGDYEQRAKALRKGGDEKVVTQTEVKSPKICVRDFLPCQHCFTFYRKTDLWRHEQSCKARKGDDKSSETPNVETAGQSATSHILPMSEFLPDGCREIIRTMHQDNIARHIVHDPLICKYGSALLAKYGHDKSQFAYVGQKMRQLGRFMIAINELDSSVHYLHQLCSPSRFELAVDGAKKASGFDPSCSRFKTFSLVSKIGYSLKRAAEIAFGESRMTEDRLTEGEVKAFIQLVDTKWSQRFSRRSLASSSSKPEVPMVEVDASGVTEDLIKLHRFIADEGDEARRELRHDPSVTNWKKLSEATLADVCLFNRTRVGNIGRLLLQTYAGKKLWGAFLPSADQIKKCTKLEIEVSGHLTRVELEGQFGRNMLVLLTERMTSSLDLLVENRQDAGVSKSNPYLFARTEGQSFIRGLDCFRRAAVECGVKNPEALLSPVLREQIACCWQLMSLSQCELDRVAGLLGKSSQECYALTKNASQLEEASKHLLQLDRMRPPVPANAAGKGTPSKSVVKRRPWNEREQAAVKHRMSDFLKRMKVPGKKDCNACIAAEPDLAGRSWTDVKNYVHNSIQTIRRRSNHHKEAGNGRTLKPKRLIEEVQRTDLDDASAGCSLSSGLPDQLRENENCCMAVPPQEPNPYTPELPLSYMSICSPNANMIHTSPPLMSTFTPLNATDTQVVPTYTPLSTTSALMSPVYASETDSIHPMAPSYSPNTSNMPPPVYADPLNSSMLPSFGVPGTSMLPTFTTLKSPSPPMVPAFSSAFSSAFSDQSGMVSSFTALNHSTAPSYPVSSPRTSMSAQVVPTVHRGSVQDKAAPTSPVHQKPSHKQSPSTTKPQKRHKRLWSTEEQVAVRRQFGDLCKLVKVPGKKDCDACLAAEPALSSRTWREVKYYVHNNIQSMKRRGLVAAMPKLFEEPKQELQTPASNAEWDGPVYLSL; this comes from the exons ATGAAACGGCAATTTCCACAGGACAAGTTTAGGGTAAATTTGTCACTTTTCCATCGACACTGTCCAAGGACTCTTATCTTCGCTGCGACAATCCCAG GTGACCAAGATCTCCAAGGAAGACTCAAAGTGGACAAGAAGCAG GCTTGTACTACAACGAGTGAGAAGAGGTCATTTGACAAAAGAAGTCCTGGGGATGGTATTTCTATGTCGCACTTGTTAAACAGTCCGCAAGAGGGCGGCAGGACTGCCAGCACGGAAGAAACCCTTCAGAACAGTTCGTCTGAATCAAAACTCTGTTTGGGTGAAAGAACAGAAACCTTCCAATCAGAGAGCCCAAAAGTTGACATTTCGACCTTTGATGTTCCCAACCGAACGGCAGATGGGAGGGACTGCAACCAAGCGGGAGAAAATGTCAAACCTGACAGGAGTGAGGGGGAAAATAATTTAGCGTCAGTTTCATCCGAGGTCACGAAAAAAGAGGACGGCAAAGCGACGACATGCCGCCGGAGAAAAACCATCGAAATCAAACAGCCGACCCGGTCCAGTCAACGGAAGTGCAGGAAGGTGGTCCATACGGAATCCAGCACGGATGAGGAAGAGCAAAAGGAACCaagtaaaaagcatttttgcttCTACTGCCAAAAACCTTTCACTCAACTGGAGAAGCACTTGGAGAAGAAACACGCCGAGGAAACCGATGTTACCCACGCCATTCACTTCCCTCGGGGCTCCAAAGTCAGACAGACCTCGCTAGACCAAATCCGCGACAAGGGTGATTACGAGCAACGTGCCAAAGCTCTACGAAAAGGGGGAGACGAGAAGGTTGTCACACAGACAGAGGTGAAGAGTCCTAAAATATGTGTACGGGACTTTCTCCCCTGCCAGCACTGCTTCACCTTTTACCGCAAAACTGACCTGTGGCGTCACGAGCAATCCTGCAAAGCCAGGAAGGGTGACGACAAATCTTCCGAAACTCCAAACGTAGAAACCGCAGGACAGAGCGCCACCTCGCACATTTTGCCCATGTCAGAGTTCTTGCCAGACGGCTGCAGGGAGATCATCCGCACCATGCACCAGGACAACATCGCTCGGCACATTGTCCACGACCCCCTCATTTGCAAATACGGCAGCGCCTTGTTGGCCAAGTATGGCCACGACAAGTCTCAGTTTGCTTATGTTGGACAGAAGATGCGCCAACTGGGCCGGTTCATGATCGCCATCAACGAACTGGACAGCAGCGTGCACTACCTGCACCAACTGTGCTCTCCGTCCAGGTTCGAATTGGCAGTGGATGGCGCCAAAAAAGCCAGCGGCTTTGATCCCAGTTGCAGTCGGTTCAAAACCTTTTCTCTGGTGTCCAAAATTGGCTATTCTTTGAAACGAGCTGCTGAAATAGCATTTGGCGAGAGTCGCATGACCGAAGACCGGCTGACAGAGGGCGAGGTGAAGGCCTTCATACAATTAGTAGATACTAAATGGAGCCAGCGTTTTTCTCGCAGGTCCTTAGCATCTTCATCCTCCAAACCAGAGGTTCCGATGGTAGAGGTAGATGCGTCTGGTGTGACAGAGGACCTGATCAAACTCCACCGGTTCATCGCCGATGAGGGGGATGAAGCCAGGCGGGAGCTGAGGCACGACCCCAGTGTGACTAACTGGAAGAAGCTAAGCGAGGCCACACTGGCCGACGTTTGCCTTTTCAACAGAACGCGTGTGGGTAACATCGGCCGGCTCCTCTTGCAAACATATGCCGGCAAAAAGCTCTGGGGTGCCTTTCTACCCTCGGCTGATCAAATCAAGAAATGCACCAAATTGGAGATTGAGGTCAGTGGGCATTTAACTCGTGTGGAACTGGAGGGTCAGTTCGGCAGGAACATGTTGGTCCTGCTTACGGAAAGGATGACTTCATCACTGGACCTGCTGGTGGAAAACCGCCAAGACGCTGGGGTGTCCAAAAGCAACCCGTACCTCTTCGCCCGAACTGAAGGCCAGTCCTTCATCCGAGGGCTGGACTGCTTCCGAAGGGCGGCGGTGGAATGTGGCGTGAAGAACCCCGAAGCACTCTTGTCACCGGTGCTCAGGGAACAAATCGCCTGCTGCTGGCAACTCATGAGCCTCAGCCAATGCGAGCTGGATCGAGTTGCCGGGCTCCTGGGGAAGAGTAGCCAGGAGTGCTACGCGTTGACCAAAAACGCATCACAGTTGGAGGAAGCCAGTAAACACTTGCTCCAGTTGGACCGCATGCGACCGCCAGTTCCGGCTAACGCGGCCGGGAAAG GAACTCCATCCAAATCTGTCGTGAAGAGACGACCGTGGAACGAACGTGAGCAGGCCGCCGTCAAACATCGCATGAGCGATTTTCTAAAAAGAATGAAGGTCCCCGGCAAAAAGGACTGTAACGCCTGCATTGCCGCCGAACCGGATTTGGCTGGCAGATCTTGGACTGATGTGAAAAACTATGTGCACAACAGCATCCAGACCATACGTAGACGTAGTAACCATCATAAAGAGGCAGGGAATGGCAGAACTTTGAAGCCAAAGAGACTGATAGAGGAAGTCCAAAGGACGGATTTGGATGACGCGTCGGCGGGGTGTAGCTTATCGTCAGGGCTTCCGGACCAACTGAGAGAGAATGAAAATTGTTGCATGGCCGTCCCACCACAAGAACCAAATCCATACACCCCAGAGTTGCCTTTAAGCTACATGTCCATATGTTCTCCTAATGCAAATATGATCCACACCAGTCCGCCGTTGATGTCCACGTTCACGCCGCTGAACGCCACCGACACTCAAGTGGTACCAACATACACGCCGCTCAGCACCACAAGTGCGCTCATGTCGCCCGTGTATGCGTCAGAAACTGACAGCATCCATCCAATGGCGCCTTCTTATTCACCAAATACCTCGAATATGCCTCCCCCGGTCTATGCTGACCCTTTAAACTCCTCGATGCTTCCCAGTTTTGGTGTTCCCGGCACCTCAATGCTTCCCACATTCACAACGCTGAAGTCACCGAGCCCGCCGATGGTCCCGGCCTTCTCCTCTGCCTTCTCCTCGGCCTTTAGCGACCAAAGTGGGATGGTGTCCTCATTCACGGCCCTCAATCACTCCACCGCGCCCTCCTACCCGGTTAGTTCGCCGAGGACTTCTATGAGTGCGCAGGTGGTCCCGACAGTTCACAGAGGCAGCGTTCAAGACAAGGCTGCCCCAACATCTCCAGTTCACCAAAAACCCTCACACAAACAAAGCCCGTCTACCACAAAACCACAGAAGAGGCACAAAAGGTTGTGGAGCACCGAAGAGCAGGTGGCCGTTCGGCGGCAGTTTGGAGACTTGTGCAAACTGGTCAAGGTGCCGGGAAAAAAGGACTGCGATGCGTGCTTGGCGGCTGAGCCAGCTTTGAGTAGCCGCACATGGCGGGAAGTCAAGTATTATGTCCACAATAACATTCAGTCTATGAAGAGACGAGGTCTAGTGGCGGCTATGCCGAAACTGTTTGAAGAACCCAAACAGGAACTACAGACCCCGGCGTCGAATGCAGAATGGGACGGTCCAGTGTATCTGTCACTGTAA